A single window of Solenopsis invicta isolate M01_SB chromosome 3, UNIL_Sinv_3.0, whole genome shotgun sequence DNA harbors:
- the LOC120357310 gene encoding translation initiation factor IF-2-like: MEQLDALLTEPTNDEEFEALWSQVMTIVPPRPDLFPATADQLPTAPPPATDPHGLPRTIRDATTKRPKRRGVSVRAPSHGLIEEAKRTGPRQCLVRTATAPRKDAPVIGVRVQRSSATNARKLAALLAEPPARPGMRRPPSSLPASRKTATSARPTPPAVVPTAPPAGTTKPERPKQRGKAGLVELFGDTLSDLEEESTSTPAPNPHGQPPAAPARPSVKAAEPATAQPVAAAPARAPPVAAAPARAPRTPPATPAIVPSTRDTPPSVPVRVREDLIIHVPYHAARISRVYKVRLATRRYTLRFDRAGRCHYVREFPA; this comes from the coding sequence ATGGAACAACTAGACGCACTGCTCACGGAGCCTACCAACGATGAGGAGTTCGAGGCATTATGGTCCCAAGTTATGACCATAGTGCCTCCTCGCCCGGACTTGTTCCCGGCGACGGCCGATCAACTGCCAACAGCACCGCCTCCCGCCACCGACCCGCACGGACTGCCCAGGACGATCCGGGACGCGACCACCAAGCGGCCAAAGCGTCGGGGCGTCAGCGTGCGAGCACCATCGCACGGGCTAATCGAAGAGGCCAAGAGGACGGGCCCCCGTCAGTGCCTCGTCCGAACCGCGACGGCGCCAAGGAAGGACGCCCCGGTAATAGGGGTACGGGTCCAGCGGTCCTCCGCCACTAACGCCCGGAAACTCGCCGCACTCCTGGCAGAACCTCCAGCACGGCCTGGGATGCGTCGACCGCCGTCGTCACTACCCGCAAGTCGGAAGACTGCGACATCGGCAAGGCCAACACCGCCGGCTGTCGTCCCGACTGCGCCTCCGGCCGGCACTACCAAGCCAGAACGACCAAAGCAGCGGGGGAAAGCCGGCTTAGTGGAACTTTTCGGGGACACGCTCTCCGACCTAGAGGAGGAAAGCACCTCGACTCCGGCACCGAACCCGCATGGCCAGCCACCAGCCGCACCAGCGAGGCCCTCCGTCAAAGCTGCGGAACCAGCCACCGCACAACCAGTCGCCGCAGCTCCAGCCAGAGCACCACCAGTCGCCGCAGCTCCAGCCAGGGCACCAAGGACACCGCCAGCAACACCGGCCATCGTACCCTCCACACGGGACACTCCCCCGTCTGTACCAGTGCGAGTACGCGAGGATCTAATAATCCACGTGCCATATCACGCCGCACGGATCTCGCGGGTGTACAAGGTGCGACTCGCGACTCGTCGGTACACGCTGCGCTTTGACCGCGCCGGCCGCTgccactacgtgcgggaattcccggcgtag